In Candidatus Sedimenticola sp. (ex Thyasira tokunagai), the following proteins share a genomic window:
- a CDS encoding VOC family protein: MNEHEKINYVEFPAKDIEIAKTFFTTVFGWTFVDYGPEYTAFSDEGLNGGFYKADLSSSTENGAALIVFYSGELEATQTKIEAADGSIIKPIFSFPGGRRFHFADPNSNEYAVWSDR; encoded by the coding sequence ATGAATGAGCATGAAAAAATCAACTATGTCGAGTTTCCTGCGAAGGATATAGAGATCGCAAAAACCTTTTTTACAACCGTGTTTGGCTGGACATTTGTCGATTACGGCCCTGAATATACCGCGTTCTCAGACGAGGGTCTTAATGGGGGTTTTTATAAAGCCGATCTCTCTTCTTCAACCGAAAACGGCGCTGCACTGATTGTCTTTTACAGTGGTGAGCTGGAGGCAACTCAGACAAAAATTGAGGCTGCCGACGGTTCAATTATAAAGCCGATATTTAGTTTTCCCGGGGGGCGGCGCTTCCACTTTGCCGATCCCAACAGTAATGAATATGCAGTTTGGTCAGACAGATGA
- the htpX gene encoding protease HtpX codes for MMRILLFLATNAAILVLISFTFRLLGIDGLLQEGGVDLNLNALLVMSAVIGFSGSLISLFISKWMAKRSMGVQVIESPTTATEQWLVGTVNRQASQAGIGMPEVGIFNSPQPNAFATGWNKNSALVAVSSGLLQQMKQDEVEAVLAHEVSHVANGDMVTLALIQGVVNTFVVFLSRIIGHLVDRVVFKTERGHGPAYYITSIIAEMVLAVLASAIVMWFSRRREYRADAGGASLAGREKMIAALRRLQSAHEPKDLPDQFAAFGIAGGIGGGIKRLFMTHPPLEERIEALERQR; via the coding sequence CTGATGCGTATCCTACTGTTTCTCGCCACCAACGCCGCCATTCTGGTGCTGATTAGCTTCACCTTCCGCCTGTTGGGTATTGATGGGCTGCTGCAAGAGGGCGGAGTAGATCTCAACCTAAACGCACTGCTGGTCATGTCGGCTGTGATCGGCTTCAGCGGCTCTCTGATTTCACTGTTTATCTCCAAGTGGATGGCCAAGCGCAGTATGGGGGTGCAAGTCATCGAATCCCCTACTACAGCCACTGAGCAGTGGCTGGTGGGTACCGTCAATCGCCAGGCAAGTCAGGCGGGGATTGGTATGCCGGAAGTGGGTATCTTCAACTCCCCTCAGCCCAACGCCTTTGCCACCGGCTGGAACAAAAACAGCGCCCTGGTGGCAGTAAGTAGCGGCCTGCTGCAGCAGATGAAGCAGGACGAAGTGGAGGCCGTGTTGGCCCATGAGGTGAGCCATGTAGCCAACGGTGACATGGTGACACTGGCGCTGATCCAGGGGGTGGTCAACACCTTCGTCGTCTTCCTCTCAAGGATTATCGGTCACCTGGTTGATCGGGTGGTTTTCAAAACCGAACGAGGCCATGGCCCCGCCTACTACATCACCTCGATCATTGCCGAAATGGTTCTGGCCGTCTTGGCCAGCGCCATCGTTATGTGGTTCTCGCGACGTCGTGAGTACCGGGCAGATGCGGGGGGTGCCTCGCTGGCCGGCCGTGAAAAGATGATTGCCGCCCTACGCCGCCTACAGTCGGCCCATGAGCCCAAAGACCTTCCTGATCAGTTCGCCGCCTTCGGCATAGCAGGGGGAATAGGAGGCGGTATCAAACGCCTTTTCATGACTCACCCTCCTCTTGAAGAGCGCATTGAGGCTCTGGAGCGGCAGCGGTAG
- a CDS encoding DUF2219 family protein — protein sequence MSNGCFDVSQQQINQIRRPFSTTQTPDSVITQDLNLPPAQSSLYERPYAGWVSLGWRVRETNALGDYEQYDIALGCVGGCSMAEQFQKWAHGGGWASGDDPQGWSTQIEGGPALQGEYQWSLDPLINPLKRSHRIGSLYADVQVGQVFNRVGLGLHLDITRQNSTQNLKLSELGTVNFPPDRGIGSGPKMVRPVSPSTKSLPPVEFKLEEQSPWDIYFDSAVHYVLHNSLIEGMPFRDNSDIPTRSARPLTWSNTLGVSVDVGRKCTLGFEYQTRSTEVKGVPFKWFDHKWGRLIVNAEDRKFLGVPLTLAFFLALDSI from the coding sequence ATCTCCAATGGTTGTTTTGATGTCTCGCAACAACAAATCAACCAGATACGCCGCCCTTTTTCAACTACTCAAACACCAGATTCAGTTATAACTCAGGATCTGAACCTTCCACCCGCACAGTCAAGCCTGTATGAACGGCCCTATGCCGGGTGGGTGTCATTGGGGTGGCGTGTGCGTGAGACAAATGCGCTGGGTGATTATGAACAGTACGATATTGCCCTCGGATGCGTCGGGGGCTGTTCGATGGCGGAACAGTTTCAAAAATGGGCGCACGGTGGCGGATGGGCCAGCGGTGATGATCCCCAGGGGTGGAGTACCCAGATAGAGGGTGGCCCGGCACTGCAGGGTGAGTATCAGTGGTCTCTTGATCCACTGATAAATCCCCTGAAGCGCTCGCATCGAATAGGGAGTCTCTATGCAGACGTTCAGGTTGGTCAGGTCTTCAACCGTGTCGGTCTTGGCTTGCACCTGGATATTACGCGGCAGAACAGTACACAGAATCTAAAGTTATCGGAGTTGGGCACTGTCAATTTCCCACCTGACCGGGGTATAGGTAGTGGGCCGAAAATGGTACGACCGGTTAGCCCATCGACCAAATCATTACCGCCTGTTGAGTTCAAATTGGAAGAGCAGTCGCCGTGGGATATCTATTTCGACAGTGCTGTGCACTATGTGCTCCACAACAGCCTGATTGAAGGTATGCCTTTTCGCGATAACAGCGATATTCCAACTCGTAGTGCACGCCCTTTAACATGGAGCAATACACTGGGGGTTTCGGTGGATGTCGGGAGGAAGTGTACGCTTGGTTTTGAGTACCAGACCCGCAGCACCGAGGTTAAAGGCGTTCCCTTTAAGTGGTTTGATCACAAGTGGGGAAGGCTGATTGTAAATGCAGAGGACAGGAAATTTTTGGGTGTACCTCTGACGTTGGCTTTTTTCCTCGCACTGGATTCGATTTAG
- a CDS encoding IS256 family transposase, which yields MSKNNVVKLAGRDTIIDPLTELLRSGAEQLIYQAVEAELLELLAEHTERRTEDGKAGVVRNGHLPARKLQTGLGPVTVEIPKVRAKTGEPVTFRSALVPPYVRKTKSLEAALPWLYLKGISSGEMGEALKVLVGPDATGLSASTVSRLKQVWAEEYRSWCEERLDKEHWVYVWADGVYSGLRAEQTKLCALVVIGVNERGEKHFLAIEDGVRESTQSWREVLLKLKSRGLNPPKLAIGDGAMGFWAALEEVYPETRQQRCWMHKTMNVLNCLPKTAQPKAKQALHNIWQAETQADAEKAFDLFIKTYEPKYPKAAICLHKDREELMAFYHFPAQHWQSIRTSNPIESTFGTIRHRTKRSKGCLSRDGMLHMMFKLGLCAEKKWRRLRGFGYLAKVITGIKFKDGVEVTGVDQVAA from the coding sequence ATGAGTAAGAATAACGTTGTTAAGCTGGCAGGTCGAGATACGATTATCGATCCGCTGACAGAGTTGCTGAGAAGCGGTGCAGAGCAGTTGATCTACCAGGCGGTAGAGGCAGAGCTGCTGGAGCTGTTGGCGGAGCACACCGAGCGACGGACAGAGGATGGCAAGGCGGGTGTGGTGCGTAATGGTCATCTGCCAGCTCGTAAACTGCAGACAGGATTGGGGCCGGTCACGGTCGAGATCCCCAAAGTTCGAGCGAAGACCGGCGAGCCGGTGACGTTCCGATCAGCTCTGGTACCGCCGTATGTACGCAAGACGAAGTCACTGGAAGCGGCGCTGCCGTGGCTCTACCTGAAGGGGATTTCCAGTGGTGAGATGGGTGAGGCCCTGAAAGTGCTGGTGGGTCCGGATGCAACAGGCTTGTCGGCCAGCACGGTATCGCGTCTGAAGCAGGTCTGGGCAGAAGAATATCGGAGCTGGTGTGAGGAGCGCCTGGATAAGGAGCATTGGGTGTATGTGTGGGCAGACGGTGTCTACAGCGGACTGAGAGCAGAGCAGACGAAGCTGTGTGCCCTGGTGGTGATCGGTGTGAATGAGCGTGGTGAGAAGCATTTTCTGGCAATTGAGGATGGTGTGCGGGAGTCCACGCAGAGCTGGCGGGAGGTACTGTTGAAGCTGAAGTCACGCGGACTGAACCCGCCCAAATTGGCGATCGGTGACGGTGCCATGGGCTTCTGGGCTGCGCTGGAGGAAGTATATCCTGAGACGCGCCAGCAGCGCTGCTGGATGCACAAGACCATGAACGTGCTGAACTGCCTGCCAAAGACAGCTCAGCCGAAAGCGAAGCAGGCACTGCATAACATCTGGCAGGCGGAGACTCAGGCCGATGCGGAAAAGGCCTTTGATCTGTTTATCAAAACGTATGAGCCGAAGTATCCGAAGGCTGCCATCTGTCTGCACAAAGACCGAGAGGAACTGATGGCTTTCTATCACTTTCCGGCACAGCACTGGCAGAGCATTCGGACCAGCAATCCGATTGAATCAACCTTCGGGACAATCCGCCATCGAACCAAGCGTTCCAAGGGCTGCCTATCGCGTGACGGCATGCTACACATGATGTTCAAACTCGGCCTGTGTGCCGAGAAGAAGTGGAGACGATTACGGGGTTTCGGTTACCTGGCGAAGGTGATAACCGGAATCAAATTTAAAGATGGTGTTGAGGTAACAGGAGTCGATCAGGTCGCCGCTTGA
- a CDS encoding DUF2219 family protein, whose product MSILKMPMVLGVLLLGFSAQSHADLLTHLKQDASHIFPWKKRASDLIKNGVPRYSFEWENDLFGNTDKNYTNGLFMGYTWEPKGFWLQRESHLEEMDCTKAAVGDTLLCKLKDNESAKAEDLKRLTATLYLQQLMYTPQDLRVIVKSGV is encoded by the coding sequence GTGTCGATATTAAAAATGCCGATGGTACTTGGCGTGCTGCTGTTGGGGTTTTCAGCACAGTCTCATGCTGATCTTCTTACACATTTAAAACAGGATGCCAGTCATATCTTTCCATGGAAAAAGCGTGCATCTGATCTGATTAAGAACGGTGTTCCGCGCTATAGTTTTGAGTGGGAGAATGACCTGTTTGGCAACACCGATAAAAACTACACCAATGGTTTGTTTATGGGGTACACATGGGAGCCGAAAGGCTTCTGGCTGCAGCGTGAATCTCATCTGGAGGAGATGGACTGCACCAAGGCAGCAGTAGGTGATACTCTGCTTTGCAAGCTTAAAGATAATGAGTCTGCGAAGGCAGAGGATCTTAAACGCCTGACTGCTACGCTCTATCTTCAGCAGTTGATGTATACCCCTCAGGATCTGAGAGTTATAGTCAAATCTGGTGTTTAA
- a CDS encoding S1-like domain-containing RNA-binding protein, giving the protein MIQIGQTYTLTVAKLVAFGAYLDAQNLGEVLLPRRYTPEGLSVDDSIEVFLYLDSEDRAVATTQKPKAKVGEFAYLKVVDSNDFGAFLDWGLDKDVLAPFAEQHRPMEVGKSYLVYLYIDKLDGRIVASSKIDKFLDDERPHDFKPQQQVDLIIANTTDLGFKAIVNHSHWGVLYKNDVFQRLSFGQYKKGFIKRVRPDGKIDVTLQGGQETRDKYAKIILIYLNKNGGFAPVHDKSDPQMISDIFGMSKGAFKKAIGGLYKKRIITIEKGGIRLVEK; this is encoded by the coding sequence ATGATCCAAATTGGTCAAACTTACACATTAACCGTTGCGAAACTGGTAGCTTTTGGCGCCTATCTTGATGCTCAGAATCTTGGCGAGGTGCTACTGCCGCGCAGATATACACCGGAAGGCCTCTCTGTGGATGACTCTATCGAGGTGTTTCTCTATCTCGATTCAGAAGACAGAGCAGTGGCTACCACTCAGAAACCCAAGGCCAAAGTGGGGGAGTTTGCCTACCTGAAAGTAGTGGATAGTAACGATTTCGGCGCCTTTCTGGATTGGGGGCTGGATAAGGATGTACTGGCTCCGTTTGCCGAGCAACACAGGCCAATGGAGGTGGGCAAGTCGTATTTGGTCTATCTCTATATCGATAAATTGGATGGTCGAATTGTTGCGTCATCAAAAATCGATAAGTTCTTGGATGATGAGAGACCTCACGATTTCAAACCGCAACAGCAGGTTGATCTGATTATCGCCAACACTACAGACCTGGGCTTTAAAGCCATTGTTAACCACAGTCACTGGGGTGTGCTCTATAAAAATGATGTATTCCAACGCTTGAGTTTTGGTCAGTACAAGAAAGGCTTTATTAAGCGTGTCCGACCTGATGGGAAAATTGATGTGACGCTGCAAGGTGGTCAGGAGACACGTGACAAATATGCCAAAATAATTCTAATCTACTTGAACAAAAACGGTGGCTTTGCGCCTGTGCATGACAAGTCTGATCCGCAGATGATTTCAGATATCTTTGGTATGAGTAAGGGTGCGTTTAAAAAGGCGATTGGCGGTTTGTACAAAAAGAGAATCATTACCATTGAAAAAGGCGGTATCCGTTTAGTTGAAAAATGA
- a CDS encoding PIN domain-containing protein, whose protein sequence is MEVLVDTSIWIDYFRAGNGSRDLDDLIDENLIVTNEIILAELIPYLKIKRQTKVIKLLHEVTRVPLSIHWDEIIGYQVKCLKGGANGVGIPDLIIAQNAKQNSCKVYSLDKHFRLLNQVLKVKLYG, encoded by the coding sequence ATGGAAGTATTGGTTGATACTTCAATATGGATAGATTATTTCAGGGCGGGTAACGGCTCTAGAGATCTAGATGATCTAATAGATGAGAACCTCATTGTTACCAACGAGATTATTCTTGCGGAGTTGATCCCATATTTAAAGATCAAGAGGCAAACTAAAGTCATAAAGCTTCTCCATGAGGTAACTAGAGTCCCACTATCCATTCACTGGGATGAAATAATTGGGTATCAAGTTAAGTGCCTTAAGGGTGGAGCTAACGGAGTGGGAATTCCTGATCTTATTATTGCTCAAAATGCCAAGCAAAATAGCTGCAAGGTTTACTCGCTTGATAAGCACTTTAGGCTGCTAAATCAAGTATTGAAGGTTAAGCTCTATGGATAG
- a CDS encoding type II toxin-antitoxin system VapB family antitoxin, with product MRTTLDLPENLLNEAMKVTHTETKTAVIVKALEELVRKSKISNIKKYRGKIDLDIDLNELRDRY from the coding sequence ATGAGAACAACCCTGGATTTACCTGAGAACCTGCTCAACGAAGCGATGAAGGTTACCCATACAGAGACCAAGACGGCTGTTATTGTTAAGGCTCTCGAAGAATTGGTAAGAAAATCCAAGATTTCTAACATCAAGAAGTACCGGGGAAAAATTGATTTAGATATTGATCTTAATGAGCTACGGGATCGCTATTAA
- a CDS encoding DUF2846 domain-containing protein encodes MILKKIFLLLLVVTVSGCASGPKYTEVESSIPTVEQGKGRIYFYRSATMMGSGIQPEVNLNSEKVGDSQPGGFFFVDRGPGDYEVVLSTEVDKKLTFELDNGEENYVRMTVGLGVLVYRVYPELVNQTQALSEIQGLSYTGAPLK; translated from the coding sequence ATGATTCTTAAAAAAATATTTTTATTATTACTGGTTGTTACTGTTTCAGGCTGTGCCTCTGGCCCCAAATATACTGAGGTTGAGTCTTCTATTCCTACTGTTGAGCAAGGAAAAGGCCGTATCTATTTTTATCGATCTGCGACTATGATGGGTTCAGGCATCCAGCCGGAAGTGAATCTCAATAGTGAGAAAGTTGGTGATTCACAGCCAGGCGGTTTCTTTTTTGTCGATCGAGGTCCAGGGGATTATGAGGTAGTGTTATCTACTGAGGTAGATAAGAAGCTGACATTTGAGCTTGATAACGGCGAGGAAAATTATGTACGCATGACTGTTGGATTAGGCGTGCTTGTATATCGGGTATATCCAGAGTTGGTAAATCAAACTCAAGCTCTTAGTGAAATTCAAGGCCTGAGTTATACCGGCGCCCCGTTAAAGTAA
- a CDS encoding SHOCT domain-containing protein, whose amino-acid sequence MKTNLIIAAFSVAILSGCAGSANHKVLSAHEAEDTTLTCDKIDNEIIKAQVVIDGVNKDKDDLSGADVVDGILWFPFNLIAKSQNYDSAINAADRRIDNLQKLQKGNGCVVASKETHKANALRLSGELDKLNQLHKEGALTDYEYKTAKQKVLDDFSG is encoded by the coding sequence ATGAAAACAAATCTAATTATAGCTGCATTTTCTGTTGCTATTCTAAGTGGCTGTGCCGGAAGTGCAAATCATAAAGTGTTGAGTGCTCATGAGGCAGAAGATACAACGTTGACATGTGACAAGATCGATAATGAAATCATTAAGGCACAAGTTGTTATTGATGGTGTTAATAAGGATAAGGATGATCTTAGTGGGGCTGATGTTGTCGATGGAATCTTATGGTTCCCGTTTAATTTAATTGCAAAATCACAGAATTATGATAGTGCGATAAATGCAGCAGATCGTCGCATAGATAATTTGCAGAAACTTCAAAAGGGAAATGGATGTGTAGTTGCATCAAAAGAGACACACAAGGCTAATGCTTTAAGGTTGAGCGGTGAGCTTGATAAGTTGAATCAACTGCATAAAGAAGGAGCGTTGACTGATTATGAGTATAAAACTGCAAAGCAAAAAGTCCTGGATGACTTTAGTGGCTAA